A segment of the Streptomyces sp. P9-A2 genome:
CGGCGTCGGCTGCGGTCTGGTCAACGGGGTGCTGATCGCGTACGGCGGGATGGTCCCGTTCATCGCGACGCTCGCCATGCTCGCCTCGGCCCGCGGCCTCGCCCTGCAGATCACCGACGGGCGGACCCAGGTCGTCACCATCGACAGCGTTCTCGACCTCGGCGAACGCGACGCCTACGTCCTCGGCATCCCGCCCCTGGTCCTGGTGTTCGCGGCGGTCACCGCCATCGGCTGGCTGGTCCTCAACCGGACCACCTTCGGGCGCCGTACCGTCGCCGTCGGCGGCAACGCGGAGGCGGCCCGGCTCGCCGGCATCGACGTCCGCCGCCAACGCCTCTACCTGTACCTGCTGTCGGGACTGTGCTGCGGCATCGCCGCCTTCCTGCTGATCGTTCTGGCCGGCTCCGGCCAGAACACCAACGGCAACCTCTACGAGCTCGACGCCATCGCCGCCGCGATCATCGGCGGCACCCTGCTCACCGGAGGCCGCGGCACCATCGTCGGCTCCGTGCTGGGCGTCCTGATCTTCACCACGATCACGAACATCTTCGCCCTGAACAACCTGCAGAGCGACGTCCAGCAGATCGCCAAGGGCGCGATCATCGTCGCCGCCGTGCTGGTCCAGCGCCGTACCGCGAGCACGACCTGACGAAAGGGTTCACCGCCATGCCAGAGACGCCTTCCACAAGCCGCAGAGGGCTGCTCTTCGGAGCCGCCGCCGTGTCCGCCGGAGTCCTCGTCACCGGCTGTACCAGCAACGAGCCGAGCGACGCCGAACCGGCCGCCAGCGACCGGCCGGCCGCCGACGACAAGCCCGGCAAGCCGGTCACCATCGGCTTCGCGGGACCGCAGGCCGACCACGGCTGGCTCAACGCCATCAACGACAACGCCGAGAAGCGCGCCAAGACGTACTCGGACGTCACCATGGAGATCACCGAGGGCTCCAACGACACCGCCCAGCAGATCGGCCAGATCGAGACCCTCATCAACAAGAAGGTCGACGTCCTGGTGGTGCTCCCCGCCGACGGCAAGGCGCTCACCCAGGTCGGGCTCAAGGCGATGCGCGCCGGCATCCCCGTCGTCAACCTCGACCGCGTTTTCAACTCCCCGCAGGCGTACCGCTGCTGGATCGGCGGCGACAACTACGGCATGGGCCTGAACGCCGGGCACTACATCGGCGAGAAGCTCAAGGACACCCCCGACGCACGCGTCATCGAACTGGCCGGCCTGGACAACCTCGAGCTCACCAAGCAGCGCACCCAGGGCTTCGACGACGCGCTGAAGAACTACCCCAACATCAAGAAGGTGGCCCGCCAGGCCGCCGACTTCACCGTCGAGTCCGGCCAGGCCAAGATGGCCCAACTCCTCCAGGCCCAGTCGAAGTTCGACGCATTGTGGAACCACGACGACGACCAGGGCGTGGGCGCGCTGCGCGCCATCGAACAGGCCGGGCGCGACGACTTCCTCATGGTCGGCGGCGCGGGCGCGCTCTCCGCCTTCCAGGCCATCAAGGCGGACAACGGCGTCCTGAAGGCGACCGTGCTCTACCCGCCGTCGATGGCCGCCTCCGCGATCGACCTCGCCCGCGCCCTCGGCCAGGGCAAGGGCGTCGGAGGCCTCGCCGAGTTCGAGATCCCCACCTCGCTGACCTGCTACTCGGCCGTCGTCGACAAGGAGAACGTCGACCAGTACATGTCCACCGGCTTCAAGTGACGGAGCCCCGCCCCACGGGCCTGGCCGGCCCACCGGGCGGGGCCACCCCCGCCCGCCACGACGACGAGGAGGACATCCGTATGGCACAGCCGCAGCAGTCGGACGGGGCGGAGACGGGGAAGCCACCCCTGCGCGTCGGCATGGTCGGCTACGCCTTCATGGGCGCCGCCCACTCACAGGGCTGGCGCACCGCGGGCCGCGTTTTCGACCTGCCGATGAACCCCGAACTGGCCGTCGTCTGCGGCCGGGACGCCACCGCGGTGCGCGCGGCGGCCGACCGCCACGGCTGGGCGGACACCGAGACCGACTGGCGTGCCCTGGTCGAACGGGACGACGTCGACCTCATCGACATCTGCACACCCGGCGACAGCCACGCCGAGATCGCGACGGCCGCACTCGCCGCGGGCAAGCACGTGCTGTGCGAGAAACCCCTCGCCAACACCGTAGCCGAAGCCGAAGCGATGGCCGATGCCGCCGAACAGGCTCGACAGCACGGCCTGTCGGCGATGGTCGGCTTCAACTACCGCCGGGTCCCCGCGACCGCGCTGGCCCGGCGGATGGTGGCCGAGGACCGCATCGGCACCCTCCGGCACGTGCGGGTGACGTACCTCCAGGACTGGCTGGTGGACCCCGCGTTCCCGCTGACCTGGCGGCTGCGCCGGGAGCAGGCGGGCTCCGGCTCGCTCGGCGATCTCGGCGCGCACATCGTCGACCTCGCCCAGCACCTGGCGGGGGAGCGGCTGGCGGGGGTCTCCGCGCTCACCGAGACGTTCGTGAGGCAGCGGCCGCTGCCCGCGGCGTCCACCAGCGGTCCGGCCGCCGTCGACAGTGCCGGCGCCGGCGAGGTCACCGTGGACGACGCCGCCCTGTTCACCGGCCGCTTCGCCTCCGGCGCCCTCGCCTCCTTCGAGGCCACCCGGTACGCCACCGGCCGCAAGAACGCGCTGCGCATCGAACTCAACGGAGAACGCGGGTCACTGGCCTTCGACCTGGAACGGCTCAACGAACTCTCCTACCACGACGGCACCGAGCCCGCAGCGCACGCGGGTTTCCGCCGCATCCTGGTCACCGAACCCGACCACCCCTACCTGGACGCCTGGTGGCCGCCGGGCCACGGCCTCGGCTACGAGCACACCTTCGTGCACCAGGCCCGCGACCTGGTCCACGCCGTCGCCGAGGGCCGCACGCCCGAACCCTCCTTCGCCGACGGACTGCAGGTGCAGCGCGTCCTGGCGGCGGTGGAGGAGAGCGCCCAGAAGAACTCCGTCTACACGCCGATCACCGCCTGAAGACCTGAGGAAAGGCAGACCCGCGTGCCCCGCAATTTCACGCTGTTCACCGGCCAGTGGGCGGACCTACCCCTCGAGGAGGTCTGCCGACTCGCCCGCGACTTCGGCTACGACGGTCTCGAACTCGCCTGCTGGGGCGACCACTTCGAAGTCGACAAGGCACTCGCCGACCCGTCCTACGTCGATTCCCGGCGCAGCCTCCTCGACAAGTACGGCCTCAAGGCCTGGGCGATCTCCAACCACCTGGTCGGCCAGGCGGTGTGCGACGCCATCATCGACGAACGCCACCAGGCCATCCTGCCCGCCAGGATCTGGGGCGACGGCGAGGCAGAGGGCGTACGGCAGCGGGCCGCCGCCGAGATCAAGGACACCGCGCGCGCCGCGGCCCTCCTCGGCGTCGACACCGTCATCGGGTTCACCGGCTCGGCGATCTGGCACCTGGTCGCCATGTTCCCGCCCGTTCCCGAGTCGATGATCGACCGCGGCTACGAGGACTTCGCGACGCGCTGGAACCCGATCCTGGACGTCTTCGACGCCGAGGGCGTGCGGTTCGCGCACGAGGTCCACCCCAGTGAGATCGCCTACGACTACTGGACCACCGTCCGCACACTGGACGCGGTCGACCGCCGGCCGGCCTTCGGGCTCAACTTCGACCCCTCCCACTTCGTGTGGCAGGACCTCGACCCGGTCGGCTTCCTGTGGGACTTCCGCGACCGGATCTACCACGTCGACTGCAAGGAGGCCCGCAAGCGCCTCGACGGCCGCAACGGCCGCCTCGGCTCCCACCTGCCCTGGGGCGACCCCCGGCGCGGCTGGGACTTCGTCTCCGCCGGACACGGGGACGTCCCCTGGGAGGACGTCTTCCGCATGCTGCGCTCCATCGACTACCAGGGCCCGATCTCCGTGGAATGGGAGGACGCCGGCATGGACCGGCTCCAGGGCGCCCCGGAGGCGCTGACCCGGCTGAAGGCATACGACTTCGACCCGCCGTCGGCCTCCTTCGACGCGGCGTTCAACAGCTGAACCGCATGCCCGACGGCAGGTCGGGGACGGGGGCCGGAAAATCCGCCGGTCCCCGGCCCGGCCTGCCCGGATCCCGCTTTGTCCTGCGTTGGGGAAAAGTGCAACCGGCCCCGTTCCAAGGGGTGTTCGTTCCGGATGAACGCGGTTACCGTCCCTGAAGTGTCCAGGACACCCACGCCGCCGGGGTGACGTCGCACCCCGGCGCCCGCACCGCACGTCTTCGCACCCGTTCCGTACGGCCCCACCCCGTTCCCGGAGGGACTTCGTGCACAGAAGCAGACTCACATCCACCCACACCACGAGGCGTCCCAGACTTCGCACCGCCCTCGCCCTGCTCACCGGCCTGATGCTGGCCGTGGGGGCCCCGGCGACCGTCGCCGGCGCTCACCCCGGGCACCCGGAACATGATGAACCGGCAGCCGCCGAGGGGCAGTTCCAGCAGGTACCGCTCGCCAAGGGCGAGCCCGAGACGGGCGAGCCGATGTCGCTCGCCGTGCTCCCCGACCGCAGCGTCCTGCACACCTCGCGCGACGGCACGCTGCGCCTCACCGACCAGGCGGGTGTCACCAAGATCGCCGGCAAGATCCCCGTCTACAGTCATGACGAGGAGGGCCTGCAGGGCGTCGGCATCGACCCGGACTTCAAGAAAAACCGGGCGGTCTACCTCTACTACGCCCCGCCGCTCGACACCCCCGCGGGCGACGCCCCGGAGACCGGCACCGCCGCGGACTTCGCGAAGTTCGACGGCGTCAACCGCCTCTCCCGCTTCGTCCTCAACCCCAACGGCACGCTGGACATGGCCAGCGAGAAGAAGGTCCTGGACGTCGCGGCCTCCCGCGGCACCTGCTGCCACGTCGGCGGCGACATCGACTTCGACGCCGAGGGCAACCTCTACCTGTCCACCGGCGACGACACCAACCCCTTCGCCTCCGACGGCTTCACGCCGATCGACGAGCGGCCGGACCGCAACCCGGCCTTCGACGCCCGCCGCAGCTCCGGCAACACCAACGACCTGCGCGGCAAGCTCCTGCGCGTCAAGGTCGCCGAGGACGGCTCGTACACCGTCCCGGAGGGCAACCTCTTCGCCCCCGGCACCGAGAAGACCCGTCCCGAGATCTACGCGATGGGCTTCCGCAACCCGTTCCGCATGAGCGTCGACGACAAGACCGGCACCGTCTACGTCGGCGAATACGGCCCCGACGCCGGCGCCGCCGACCCGAAGCGGGGCCCGGCGGGACAGGTCGAGTTCGCCAAGGTCACCGAGGCCGCCAACTTCGGCTGGCCGTTCTGTACCGGCGACAACGACGCCTACGTCGACTACGACTTCGCCACCAAGACCTCCGGTGAGACGTTCGACTGCGCCGCCCCGAAGAACACCTCGCCGCACAACACCGGCCTCGTCGACCTGCCGCCCGCCCAGGCCGCCTGGATCCCGTACGACGGCGGTTCCGTGCCCGAGTTCGGCAGCGGCTCCGAGTCCCCGATGGCCGGCCCGGTCTACCGCTACGACCCCGAGCTCGACTCCAGTGTGAAGTTCCCCGAGGCGTACGACGGCGACTTCTTCGCGGGCGAGTTCGGCCGCCGCTGGATCAAGCGGATCGAGCAGAACGCGGACGGCTCCGTCGCGAAGATCAATGACTTCCCGTGGACCGGCACCCAGATCATGGACATGGAGTTCGGCCCCGACGGGGCGCTCTACGTCCTGGACTACGGCGTCTCCTGGTTCCAGGGCGACGACAACTCCGCGCTGTACCGGATCGAGAACGCCGAGGACGGCTTCTCCCCGATCGCCGAGGTGAGCGCCGACAAGACGTCCGGCGCGGCCGGCCTCAAGGTCGCCTTCACCGGCTCCGCCAAGGACGCCGACTCCCCGGACCTCACCTACAGCTGGGACTTCGGCGACGGCACCAAGGGCGAGGGCCTCAAGCCCACCCACAAGTACAAGAAGGTCGGCACCTACACCGCGACCTTCACCGCGAAGGACCCCGAGGGCAACACCGGTAACGCCAGCACCCGGATCGTGGTCGGCAACACCGAACCCAAGGTGAAGATCGAGGTCCCGGGCAACGGCAGCCTGGCCGCCTTCGGCGAGCCCGTCCCGTTCAAGGTGAAGGTCACCGACCCCGAGGAGAAGATCGACTGCTCCAAGGTCAAGGTCGCCTACAGCCTCGGCCACGACTCCCACGCCCACGAGCTGACCAGCGAGACGGGCTGTGAGGGCACCCTCAAGCCGCCTGCCGGCGACGGCGGTCACGACCCCAACGCCAACATCTACGGCGTCGTCGGGGCCGGTTACACCGACGGCGGGGCCAACGGCCAGGAGGCCCTGACCGGTACCGCCCGCACCGTGCTCCAGCCGCTGCACCGCCAGGCCGAGCACTTCACCACCCAGTCGGGCGTGAAGACCTACGACAAGACCGGCGCCAACGGCGGCAAGACCGTCGGCGACATCGACGACGGCGACTGGATCTCCTTCAGCCCCTACCGGTTCGACGGGCAGAAGAAGATGACCGTACGGGCCTCCTCCGGCGGCGCCGGCGGCTTCGTCGAACTGCGCACCGGATCGCCCGACGGCAAGCTGCACGGCTCGGCGTACATCCCGCCGACCGGCGGCTGGGAGACGTTCCAGAACATCGACGTGCCGCTGCGGTCGCTGCCGAAGAAGACCACGGAGATCTACCTGGTCTTCAGGGGCGGCGACGGCGCACTGTACGACGTGGACGACTTCGAGTTCTCCACCCAGCCGTTCAAGGGCGGCAAGAAGGTGCTGGTCTTCTCCAGGACCGCCGGCTTCCGCCACGACTCCATCCCGCAGGGCGTCGCCGCGCTGAAGGAACTGGGCGGCCCGGCCGGCATCACCGTCGACGCGACCGAGGAGGCCCGGCAGTTCACCACGGCCAACCTCGCCAAGTACGACGCGGTGGCCTTCCTGTCCACCACCGGTGACGTCCTGAACGCCGACCAGCAGAACGCGTTCGAGAACTACGTCAAGAACGGCGGCGGCTACCTGGGCATCCACGCCGCCGCCGACACCGAGTACGACTGGGAGTTCTACGGCGGTCTCGTCGGCGCCCACTTCGACTCGCACCCGGCCATCCAGAAGGCCACCGTGCGCGTCGAGGACCACGACCACCCGTCCACCGCGCACCTGGACGACGCGTGGGAGCGCACCGACGAGTGGTACAACTACCGCACCAACCCGCGTGAGCAGGCCAAGGTCCTCGTCACCCTCGACGAGACGACGTACCAGGGCGGCACCATGAAGGGCGACCACCCGATCGCCTGGTGCCAGAGCTACGGCGGCGGCCGCTCCTTCTACACCGGCGGCGGCCA
Coding sequences within it:
- a CDS encoding ABC transporter permease; protein product: MTQPVSPPRDSTDKVPPAGPPPAWRTVLFRADVRTLSLLGVLAALLLIGGVTKPDEFLDTRNLQLVLTQASVIGVVTVGMTFVITSGGIDLSVGAIVALSSVWATTVATQEFGFAGILFTAVLVGVGCGLVNGVLIAYGGMVPFIATLAMLASARGLALQITDGRTQVVTIDSVLDLGERDAYVLGIPPLVLVFAAVTAIGWLVLNRTTFGRRTVAVGGNAEAARLAGIDVRRQRLYLYLLSGLCCGIAAFLLIVLAGSGQNTNGNLYELDAIAAAIIGGTLLTGGRGTIVGSVLGVLIFTTITNIFALNNLQSDVQQIAKGAIIVAAVLVQRRTASTT
- a CDS encoding substrate-binding domain-containing protein gives rise to the protein MPETPSTSRRGLLFGAAAVSAGVLVTGCTSNEPSDAEPAASDRPAADDKPGKPVTIGFAGPQADHGWLNAINDNAEKRAKTYSDVTMEITEGSNDTAQQIGQIETLINKKVDVLVVLPADGKALTQVGLKAMRAGIPVVNLDRVFNSPQAYRCWIGGDNYGMGLNAGHYIGEKLKDTPDARVIELAGLDNLELTKQRTQGFDDALKNYPNIKKVARQAADFTVESGQAKMAQLLQAQSKFDALWNHDDDQGVGALRAIEQAGRDDFLMVGGAGALSAFQAIKADNGVLKATVLYPPSMAASAIDLARALGQGKGVGGLAEFEIPTSLTCYSAVVDKENVDQYMSTGFK
- a CDS encoding Gfo/Idh/MocA family protein; the encoded protein is MAQPQQSDGAETGKPPLRVGMVGYAFMGAAHSQGWRTAGRVFDLPMNPELAVVCGRDATAVRAAADRHGWADTETDWRALVERDDVDLIDICTPGDSHAEIATAALAAGKHVLCEKPLANTVAEAEAMADAAEQARQHGLSAMVGFNYRRVPATALARRMVAEDRIGTLRHVRVTYLQDWLVDPAFPLTWRLRREQAGSGSLGDLGAHIVDLAQHLAGERLAGVSALTETFVRQRPLPAASTSGPAAVDSAGAGEVTVDDAALFTGRFASGALASFEATRYATGRKNALRIELNGERGSLAFDLERLNELSYHDGTEPAAHAGFRRILVTEPDHPYLDAWWPPGHGLGYEHTFVHQARDLVHAVAEGRTPEPSFADGLQVQRVLAAVEESAQKNSVYTPITA
- a CDS encoding sugar phosphate isomerase/epimerase family protein, which codes for MPRNFTLFTGQWADLPLEEVCRLARDFGYDGLELACWGDHFEVDKALADPSYVDSRRSLLDKYGLKAWAISNHLVGQAVCDAIIDERHQAILPARIWGDGEAEGVRQRAAAEIKDTARAAALLGVDTVIGFTGSAIWHLVAMFPPVPESMIDRGYEDFATRWNPILDVFDAEGVRFAHEVHPSEIAYDYWTTVRTLDAVDRRPAFGLNFDPSHFVWQDLDPVGFLWDFRDRIYHVDCKEARKRLDGRNGRLGSHLPWGDPRRGWDFVSAGHGDVPWEDVFRMLRSIDYQGPISVEWEDAGMDRLQGAPEALTRLKAYDFDPPSASFDAAFNS
- a CDS encoding ThuA domain-containing protein, whose product is MHRSRLTSTHTTRRPRLRTALALLTGLMLAVGAPATVAGAHPGHPEHDEPAAAEGQFQQVPLAKGEPETGEPMSLAVLPDRSVLHTSRDGTLRLTDQAGVTKIAGKIPVYSHDEEGLQGVGIDPDFKKNRAVYLYYAPPLDTPAGDAPETGTAADFAKFDGVNRLSRFVLNPNGTLDMASEKKVLDVAASRGTCCHVGGDIDFDAEGNLYLSTGDDTNPFASDGFTPIDERPDRNPAFDARRSSGNTNDLRGKLLRVKVAEDGSYTVPEGNLFAPGTEKTRPEIYAMGFRNPFRMSVDDKTGTVYVGEYGPDAGAADPKRGPAGQVEFAKVTEAANFGWPFCTGDNDAYVDYDFATKTSGETFDCAAPKNTSPHNTGLVDLPPAQAAWIPYDGGSVPEFGSGSESPMAGPVYRYDPELDSSVKFPEAYDGDFFAGEFGRRWIKRIEQNADGSVAKINDFPWTGTQIMDMEFGPDGALYVLDYGVSWFQGDDNSALYRIENAEDGFSPIAEVSADKTSGAAGLKVAFTGSAKDADSPDLTYSWDFGDGTKGEGLKPTHKYKKVGTYTATFTAKDPEGNTGNASTRIVVGNTEPKVKIEVPGNGSLAAFGEPVPFKVKVTDPEEKIDCSKVKVAYSLGHDSHAHELTSETGCEGTLKPPAGDGGHDPNANIYGVVGAGYTDGGANGQEALTGTARTVLQPLHRQAEHFTTQSGVKTYDKTGANGGKTVGDIDDGDWISFSPYRFDGQKKMTVRASSGGAGGFVELRTGSPDGKLHGSAYIPPTGGWETFQNIDVPLRSLPKKTTEIYLVFRGGDGALYDVDDFEFSTQPFKGGKKVLVFSRTAGFRHDSIPQGVAALKELGGPAGITVDATEEARQFTTANLAKYDAVAFLSTTGDVLNADQQNAFENYVKNGGGYLGIHAAADTEYDWEFYGGLVGAHFDSHPAIQKATVRVEDHDHPSTAHLDDAWERTDEWYNYRTNPREQAKVLVTLDETTYQGGTMKGDHPIAWCQSYGGGRSFYTGGGHTKESYAEEAFRTHLLGGLQYATGQVKADCKPGKDHRKIFNGQTLDGWKQAGPGTFDVKDGTLVSEGGMGLLWYQAKELTSYSLKLDWKMRGDDNSGIFVGFPASDDPWSAVNKGYEIQIDATDAPDRTTGSVYSFKSANIKARDQVLRPPGQWNSYEIKVQGERLQVFLNGVKINDFTNKDPERSLTDGHIGLQNHGADDQVSFRNIQLKELPAKGD